Proteins co-encoded in one Corvus moneduloides isolate bCorMon1 chromosome 7, bCorMon1.pri, whole genome shotgun sequence genomic window:
- the LOC116446794 gene encoding ribulose-phosphate 3-epimerase-like isoform X1, whose product MARAPPWPSHCPAGPPSVPAGAAAAEMVLGCRISPSILNSDLAALGAECSRMLDCGADCLHLDVMDGSGRERPGRGEQPEQPAPPLPASPGCNLQAGMSLSSAPRHFIPNITFGHPVMECLRKWLGQEPFFDMHMMVATPEQWVKPMAVAGANQYTLYLEATGNPRALIKDIRENGMKVQWLRTQFPSLDIEEDGGVGPDTIHKCAEAGANMIVSGSAIMKSADPRSVINLLRNVCSEAAQKRSLDR is encoded by the exons ATGGCGAGGGCACCGCCCTGGCCCTCCCACTGCCCGGCCGGccctccctctgtcccagcaggagCCGCGGCGGCAGAGATGGTGTTGGGGTGTCGGATCAGTCCTTCCATCCTTAATAGCGACCTGGCGGCGCTGGGCGCTGAGTGCAGCCGCATGCTGGACTGCGGGGCCGACTGCCTGCACCTGGATGTAATGGACGGGAGTGGGCGGGAGCGGCCAGGCCGGGGGGAGCAGCCAGAACAGCCTGCCCCTCCCCTGCCGGCCAGCCCGGGGTGTAACCTGCAGGCGGGCATGTCCCTTTCTTCGGCCCCAAGACACTTCATCCCGAACATCACCTTTGGCCACCCCGTCATGGAGTGCCTGCGCAAGTGGCTGGGCCAGGAGCCCTTCTTCG ACATGCACATGATGGTGGCCACGCCAGAGCAGTGGGTGAAGCCCATGGCAGTCGCTGGAGCAAACCAGTACACTTTATATCTAGAAGCGACGGGCAATCCCAGGGCACTGATAAAGGACATTCGGGAGAATGGGATGAAG GTTCAGTGGCTGAGGACACAGTTTCCCTCCTTGGATATAGAAGAGGATGGAGGAGTTGGGCCTGACACCATCCATAAGTGCGCAGAG GCAGGTGCCAATATGATTGTGTCTGGCAGTGCTATTATGAAGAGCGCAGACCCGAGGTCTGTGATCAACCTCCTCAGGAATGTGTGTTCAGAAGCAGCCCAGAAACGCAGTCTGGATCGATGA
- the LOC116446794 gene encoding ribulose-phosphate 3-epimerase-like isoform X2, which yields MARAPPWPSHCPAGPPSVPAGAAAAEMVLGCRISPSILNSDLAALGAECSRMLDCGADCLHLDVMDGSGRERPGRGEQPEQPAPPLPASPGCNLQAGMSLSSAPRHFIPNITFGHPVMECLRKWLGQEPFFDMHMMVATPEQWVKPMAVAGANQYTLYLEATGNPRALIKDIRENGMKVQWLRTQFPSLDIEEDGGVGPDTIHKCAEVPI from the exons ATGGCGAGGGCACCGCCCTGGCCCTCCCACTGCCCGGCCGGccctccctctgtcccagcaggagCCGCGGCGGCAGAGATGGTGTTGGGGTGTCGGATCAGTCCTTCCATCCTTAATAGCGACCTGGCGGCGCTGGGCGCTGAGTGCAGCCGCATGCTGGACTGCGGGGCCGACTGCCTGCACCTGGATGTAATGGACGGGAGTGGGCGGGAGCGGCCAGGCCGGGGGGAGCAGCCAGAACAGCCTGCCCCTCCCCTGCCGGCCAGCCCGGGGTGTAACCTGCAGGCGGGCATGTCCCTTTCTTCGGCCCCAAGACACTTCATCCCGAACATCACCTTTGGCCACCCCGTCATGGAGTGCCTGCGCAAGTGGCTGGGCCAGGAGCCCTTCTTCG ACATGCACATGATGGTGGCCACGCCAGAGCAGTGGGTGAAGCCCATGGCAGTCGCTGGAGCAAACCAGTACACTTTATATCTAGAAGCGACGGGCAATCCCAGGGCACTGATAAAGGACATTCGGGAGAATGGGATGAAG GTTCAGTGGCTGAGGACACAGTTTCCCTCCTTGGATATAGAAGAGGATGGAGGAGTTGGGCCTGACACCATCCATAAGTGCGCAGAG GTGCCAATATGA